The nucleotide sequence GGAGATACGCTTGCAACCTCAACACCGCTAATCTTTAGCGGATTATCTGTTGCGTTCGCTTTCCGGACAGGCCTGTTCAATATCGGTGTCGCAGGACAGCTGTTGTTCGGAGGCTTCTGTGCGACTGCAGTAGGCTTAAGCTTCGATCTGCCGAAGGTACTGCTCCTGCTTGTGATGTTAATCGCAGGGTTCATCGGTGGAGCTGCATGGGCGTTTATTCCTGGCCTCTTGAAGGCGAAGTATAACGTACATGAAGTTGTTTCCTCGATCATGATGAACTGGGTTGCATATTGGACGATTTACTATATGGTGCCTGCGTACTTCAAAGGTGAATCGCTTGAGACAGAATCGCGTAAGCTTCCTGAGGCAGCATCATTGAAGGTGCATTGGTTAACAGATATGTTTAGTGGTTCCTATATTAACCTAGGATTGTTCGTCGCAGTCATTGTCGTTATCGTTGTGGCGTTCATTATTAACCGGACGACGTTTGGATTTGAATTAAAGTCCGTAGGCTTTAATCGCGATGCTGCTGAATATGCGGGAATTGCGGTGAA is from Candidatus Cohnella colombiensis and encodes:
- a CDS encoding ABC transporter permease, translated to MKNNVLVSLVAVLFGLLAGAMLMLVTGHNPIEGYLYLFQGGLKSTARIGDTLATSTPLIFSGLSVAFAFRTGLFNIGVAGQLLFGGFCATAVGLSFDLPKVLLLLVMLIAGFIGGAAWAFIPGLLKAKYNVHEVVSSIMMNWVAYWTIYYMVPAYFKGESLETESRKLPEAASLKVHWLTDMFSGSYINLGLFVAVIVVIVVAFIINRTTFGFELKSVGFNRDAAEYAGIAVNRSVVLSMAISGGIAGLGGVTLYAGNASNIQIGILPSQGFDGIAVSLLGMNTPIGVLLAAIFFGLLYSGRGFMNAMTDIPPEIADTIIAIIIYFAATSILIERLIRWFIKRRSNSKESLEQKGEVKAPDVDNN